Sequence from the Rhodococcus jostii RHA1 genome:
GTGGCCGCGATCGTCACGTCGGTGTCCGTCGCGGACGGTGTCGCCCTGATCGATCCGCCGGAAGGGTTGCTCGATCCCGACTTCGGTGAATCCGCCGACGGGAAGTGAGTCGGTAGCCATGCGTCTCGACGTGGTCACCATCTTCCCTGAGTACCTCGAACCGCTGCGAGCGGCGTTGCTCGGCAAGGCCATCGACAAGGGCCTCATCTCCGTCGAGGTGCACGATCTGCGGGACTGGACGCACGACGTCCACAAGGCCGTCGACGATTCGCCGTACGGCGGCGGGCCGGGGATGGTCATGAAACCCACCGTGTGGGGTCCCGCCCTCGACGACGTCCTCGCCGCGGGCGACGGCGACACGGACACTCTGCTGGTCGTCCCCACCCCGGCCGGTGTTCCTTTCACGCAGGCTACCGCCGAGCGCTGGGCGGGGGAGAAGCGCATCGTCTTCGCCTGCGGACGTTACGAAGGCATCGATCAGCGTGTGTTCGACGACGCCGCCCGCCGGGTGCGCGTCGAAGAAGTGAGCATCGGCGACTACGTCCTCATCGGGGGCGAGGCGGCCGTGCTGGTGATGACCGAGGCGTTCGTGCGCCTGATTCCCGGAGTTCTCGGCAATCAGCAGTCGCACCAAGAGGATTCGTTCTCCGATGGCCTACTCGAAGGACCCAGCTACACGCGACCGGCAACGTGGCGCGGACTCGACGTCCCGCCGGTCCTGCTGTCGGGTGATCACGCGAAGGTGGCTGCCTGGCGGCGGGAGCAGTCGCTGCAACGCACCGCCGAACGCCGCCCGGACCTGTTGCCCTGAACCGGTTTCCGGGCCTGCCCGGGCGCTAACCCTGAGGCTGCGCCCAGTCGTCGACGACACCGTTCGGGAACAGGGACTTCACGAACCCGGTCATCGTGTCCCGCGCATGCCGGGCGCTGGAATCCTCGCTGACATCCGTGACAGCGGTGTCCGGGTACGACTCCTCGTCGTCCTCGTACCGGATGTCCTCCCGCGACGCGACGGCCACGATGTAGCGGTTGTCCTCACCGATCAGGCCGGTCGACACGTGGATCCACCGATCTCCCACACAGCACATCCAACCCTGCTTCACCCCGACGACGTTCTCGCCGGGCAACCCGTCGGGGATGCCGAACCGCTGGTCGTAACCGTCGATCCCCTCGGGTGTCGACGAGCGCAGGTAGCCGACGAATTCGGCGATGCGATCCGCGCCCAGGCCGTCGCGGTCGTCGAGGAGCCCGGCATAGAACGTCACGAGGTCGGCGGCGGTCGTCTCGGTGTTCCACCACAACCCGTCCCAGGGCGGGGTGGTCGCGGCGAGTCCGTACCGCCCGGCGACGTCGACGACGACATCGGAGCCGCCGAGATCGTCCCAGAGAGTGTTGGCCGCGTCGTCGTCGGACGATTCGAGCATCCGCTTCAGGAGGACATTGTCGAAGTCGGACAGCGGCCGCTCACCGAGCGCGTCGAGGTGATACATCTGGGCGGCGACGAACAGCTTGGCCAACGACGCCGTTTCGACGGGTTCGGCGGCGGCGCCCTCCAGATAGCTGCCGGTGGCGCGGTCCAGAACGGCGATCGACATGTCGGCGCCGCGTTCGGCGGACGCCGTCGCGACCGCCGCCGAGATGCGTTCGGCGAGGGGTGCGGAAACGGGAACTCGCGCGGAGGGGAACGGCTCCGGGCTCACGGTCACGCCGTCACCCGCCGGCGGGTCGTCGGCCGGGGGGAGATCGGGGGTCGCGACGGCCGGTGACGTCGCCGGGATGTCGACCACGGAGTTCGTCCCGGTCGGGATGGTGCAGGCCGGCGCAACCAGCACGAAGACCATGACCGTCAGGCATACGATCAGCCTGGACATGAAATTCTCCCGAGATTTCCGTGACGGCCTCACCGCCGACGATATTGTCTCAGAGTAGCGGTAGGGTCCATTTCCGTGACTCTCAAGACCGTGAACCAGCGCATTGCCGAGGAGCTCGACGTCCGGGAGGGACAGGTCGCGGCCGCCGTGGACCTCCTCGACGGTGGAGCCACCGTGCCCTTCATCGCCCGGTACCGCAAGGAAGTCACCGGAACGCTCGACGACGCTCAGCTCCGCCAGCTCGAGGAACGCCTGCGGTACCTGCGGGAACTGGACGATCGCCGGGTCGCCGTGCTCGAGTCGATCGACTCGCAGGGCAAGCTCGACGACCAGCTGCGTGGGCAGATCATGACCGCCGACACGAAGGCGCGCCTCGAGGACATCTACCTGCCGTTCAAGCCGAAGCGGCGCACCAAGGCGCAGATCGCCCGCGAGGCCGGTCACGAACCCGTCGCCGACGCACTGATCACCGATCCCTCCACCGATCCGGCGTCCTACACGGCCGAACAGCTCGAGGGTGCGCGCGCGATCCTCGTCGAGCGTTTCGCCGAAGACGCAGACCTGGTGGGTGAGCTCCGTGAGCTGATGTGGACCCGCGGGCAGCTGGTGTCCGCGGTCCGCAAGGGCAAGGAGACCGAGGGCGCGAAGTTCGCCGACTACTTCGAGTTCTCGGAGCCGTTCGGCAAGCTTCCTTCGCACCGGATCCTGGCGGTGCTGCGCGGCGAGAAGGAAGAGGTACTCACGCTCACGCTGGCACCCGACACGGAGGAGCCCGTCCCCGGCGAGCCCACCGTCTACGAGGGCCGGATCGCAGGCCGGTTCGGCATCGCCGACCGCGGCAGGCCCGCCGACCGGTGGCTGCTCGACACCGTGCGGTGGGCGTGGCGCACCAAGATGATCGTGACGCTGGGCATCGACACCAGGATGCGCCTGCGACAGTCGGCGGAGAAGGACGCCGTCGACGTGTTCGCCAACAACCTGCGGGACCTGCTGCTGGCAGCGCCTGCCGGGACCCGCGCCACGATGGGCCTCGACCCCGGCTTCCGGACCGGGACGAAGGTCGCGGTCGTGGACGCGACCGGCAAGGTGGTGGCCCACGACACGATCTATCCGCATCAGCCCCAGAACAAGTGGGACGCCTCCCTGGCCACTCTCGCCGGTCTCGTCGCCAAGCACGGCGTGGAGCTCATCGCCATCGGGAACGGCACGGCCTCCCGCGAGACGGATGCGCTCGCGACCGAGCTGATCGCCAAGTCGGGTACCACCAACCTGACGAAGATCGTGGTGTCCGAGGCCGGCGCGTCCGTGTACTCGGCGTCCGCGTACGCCTCGGCGGAGCTGCCCGATCTCGACGTGTCGATCCGCGGAGCAGTCTCCATTGCGCGACGTCTGCAGGACCCGCTCGCCGAACTGGTGAAGATCGACCCGAAGTCGATCGGCGTCGGGCAGTACCAGCACGATGTGTCGGAGACGCTGCTCGCGCGGTCGCTCGGTGCCGTCGTCGAGGACGCGGTGAACGCGGTCGGCGTCGACGTGAACACCGCGTCGGTGCCGCTGCTGTCCCGCGTGTCGGGTATCGCCGGTTCGCTCGCGGAGAGCATCGTCGCGCACCGGGACCAGAACGGCCCGTTCCGCAGCCGCAAGGGGCTCAAGGACGTCGCGCGACTCGGTCCGAAGGCGTTCGAGCAGTGCGCCGGCTTCCTGCGCATCCCCAACGGGGACGACCCGCTCGACGCGTCCAGCGTCCACCCCGAGGCCTACCCGGTGGTGCGCAAGATCGTCGGCGCGAGCGGCACCGGCGTGCGCGAGATCATCGGCAACACGTCCGCGCTCCGCAGCCTGAACCCGGCAGACTTCGTCGACGACCGGTTCGGTCTGCCCACGGTCACCGACATCATCGGTGAGCTCGAGAAGCCCGGCCGCGACCCCCGCCCGGAGTTCAAGACGGCCACGTTCGCCGCCGGCATCGAGAAGGTGTCGCACCTGAAGCCGGGGATGACGCTCGAGGGCGTCGTCACGAACGTGGCGGCGTTCGGCGCGTTCGTCGACATCGGCGTTCACCAGGACGGCCTCGTTCACGTGTCCGCGATGTCCCACAACTTCGTCAAGGACCCGCGGGACGTCGTGAAGTCGGGTGACGTCGTGAAGGTGAAGGTCCTCGAGGTGGACGAGGCCCGTCAGCGCATCGGACTGACTTTGCGGCTCGACGACGAGGTCGGGGCCGGCCGCAAGAACGACGGTCCCCGCGGCGGTGGGCAGCGGCAGGACCGGCGGGGCGGCGGTCAGCCACAGGACCGGCGCGGCGGCAAGCCGCAGCAGCAGCAGGGTGGACGCGATCGCGGGCGTGACTCCCGCCCGGCGCCCGGCGGTTCGATGGCCGACGCGCTGCGGAAGGCGGGATTCGGCAAGTAAAGAGGTCACCATCCCGACACGAGCCTCCACTTTTCGATGGAGTGACTAGTTCTTTACTGGGATAGTGGATGCCGATGTACGAATGGCTGGATCGGGAAATCGTCGGGCACGGGCGCCTGCCTCTGCTCTTTTTCCTGCTCGGGTTTCTCGCGGCTTTCCTGTTCATCCGGTTGAGCGTGCGGATGATCCGTGCCGAGGTGTCGTGGTGGCCGGGCAACGTGAAACCCGGCGGGCATCACGTCCACCACGTGGTGTTCGGCGTCGTGACGATGCTCGTCTCGGGGGTCTCCCTCATCGCCGTGTACGAGGACGGCACCCAGACCACCGGCGCCGTCCTCGCCACGTTCTTCGGGGTCGGCGCCGCGCTCGTGCTGGACGAGTTCGCGCTGATCTTCTACCTGCAGGACGTGTATTGGGCGGATGAGGGCCGGACGTCGGTCGATGCCGTGTTCGTGGCGATCGCGGTGACGGGTCTGCTGCTCCTCGGTCTCCGGCCGCTCGAACTGATCAACGTCACCGACTTCCGGGACTCGCCGGATCCCTGGGTGCGGATCGCGATCGCGTTCTCGTCCGTGATCAACCTGCTCATCGCGGCGGTGGTGCTGCTGAAGGGGAAGATCTGGACGGGGTTGCTCGGCCTGTTCATCTTCCCGATCCTGCTGATCGGGGCGCTCCGATTGAGCCGGCCGAGCGCACCGTGGGCCCGGTGGCGCTACACCTCCAAGCCGAAGCGGATGCTCCGGGCCCTCGAGCGGGAGCGGAAGTGGCGTCGGCCGGTCATCCGGGCCAAGATCTTCGTGCAGGATTTCATCGCCGGGACTCCCAGCGCAGTGCACGTGAAGGAAGCCGCGGAACATGCCAGGGTGGCGGCGGAGGTCGAACTCGACCACGTGGTGCATGCGGCGCCGCCGCCGATTTCTCTTCACCCGGTGGCGTCTGGCACAATGGACGGGTTGCCTGGACCAGGCAGCAGTACTTGATCTGGGCACGAACCAGACGAGCACCGGTGTTCTTCGAACGTCCGGGGGCCGCTCGGTTCCTCTGCTCCTGCGAAAACGCAAGGATGGAACACCGATGAACACTCTCGATTTCCTGGACAAGAAGTCCCTCCGCGACGACATTCCCGAGTTCCGTCCCGGCGACACCCTCAACGTGCACGTCAAGGTCATCGAAGGCTCGAAGGAGCGCGTGCAGGTCTTCAAGGGCGTCGTGATCCGCCGTCAGGGCGGCGGCGTCCGCGAGACCTTCACCGTCCGCAAGGTCTCCTTCGGTGTCGGCGTCGAGCGCACCTTCCCGGTCCACAGCCCCAACCTGGCGCAGATCGAGGTCGTCACCCGCGGTGACGTCCGCCGCGCCAAGCTGTACTACCTCCGCGATCTGCGTGGCAAGGCCGCCAAGATCAAGGAAAAGCGCTGACCTTTCCGATGAGCCCGGCACTGCGTAGTCGCAGTGCCGGGCTAATCTGATTTCGTGACAGATTCTTCGAAGGAGCGGGCATTGTCGTCGGAATCCGAGACCACCGGCGATTCGGCCGCCACCTCCGCCGTGAACGGCGGAACGGCGGAGCCCGAGAAGAAGCCCCGCTCCTTCCTCCGTGAGTTGCCGATCCTGATTCTGGTCGCGCTCGTTCTGAGTTTCCTGTTGCAGACGTTCGTCGCCCGGGTGTATCTCATTCCGTCCGAATCGATGGAACCGACGCTGCACGGGTGCGCGGGCTGCACCGGCGACCGCATCGTGGTCGAGAAGATCGGTTACCGCTTCGGTGAACCGCAACCGGGTGACGTCATCGTGTTCCGTGGCCCCGATTCGTGGTCGCAGGATTTCGTCTCCACCCGGTCCTCCAACGTGGTGATCCGCGGTGCGCAGGAACTCGGTTCCCTCGTCGGACTCGTCCCCCCGGACGAGAACGACCTCGTCAAGCGTGTGATCGCCACCGGCGGTCAGACCGTCGAATGCTGCGACGACCAGGGCCGGATCCTGGTCGACGGCAAGCCGCTCGACGAGCCCTACGTCGTCATGGATTTCCCGTTCGTCCCCGGCTCCCAGACCTGCGACACGGCACTGAAGTCGGCGCGCTGCTTCGGCCCGGTCACCGTGCCCGACGGACACCTGTGGGTGATGGGTGACAATCGCAGCAACTCCGCGGACTCGCGGTACCACGTGGGCGACGACATACAAGGCACCATCCCGCTCGACAACGTGATCGGTAAGGCCGTCTTCATCGCGTTGCCGCCGTCGCGGATGGGCACGATCAGTTCACCCGATATCCAGGGCAAGTGACTTCCTGGCCTCCACGCATCGTCATTCGCAGGTCGTCCGGTCTGCGGACGATGGAGTCGGCGCTGGTCCGTAGCGGCCTCGGTCCGGTGGCCGGTGTCGACGAAGCAGGCCGGGGCGCGTGTGCGGGGCCGCTCGTCGTGGCGGCCTGCGTGCTCGCACCGAAGCCGTATCCGGCGCTGGCGCGCCTCGACGATTCGAAGAAGCTCACCGAACGCACGCGCGAAGAGTTGTTCCCGGCCATCACCCGGCTCGCGGTGGCGTGGAGCGTCGTGTCTTTTCCGGCCGAGGAAGTCGACCGGATGGGTGTGCACGTAGCCAACATCGAGGGCATGCGACGTGCCGTTGCCGGGCTCTCGACCACCCCGGGTTACGTTCTCACCGACGGCTTCCGCGTCCCGGGCCTGCCGGCCCCGTCGCTGCCAGTGATCGGCGGCGACGCCGCGGCGGCATGCATCGCGGCGGCGAGTGTGCTGGCCAAGGTCTCTCGCGACCGGGTGATGGTCGCAATGGACGAGACACATCCCGGTTACGGTTTCGCGATCCACAAGGGGTACAACACGCCCGCGCACCTGACGGCTCTCGAGAAGCTGGGCCCGTGCCCGGAGCACCGCCGCTCGTGGTCGAACGTCGCCGCGCTGATACACCGAGTGGATAACAGTTCCGGAAGTGCGAGATGATGACAATTCACACCAGAGCAGGAGGACTCACAGACCGATGAGTGCCGAGGATCTCGAGAAGTACGAAACCGAGATGGAGCTGTCGCTCTACCGCGAGTACCGGGACATCGTCGGTCAGTTCTCCTATGTCGTGGAGACCGAGCGCCGGTTCTATCTGGCGAACTCGGTGGAGTTGCTGCCGCACAACGCGGACGGAGAGATCTACTTCGAGCTGCGGATGTCCGATGCGTGGGTGTGGGACATGTACCGTCCCGCGCGTTTCGTGAAGTATGTCCGCGTCATCACGTTCAAGGACGTGAACATCGAGGAACTCGACAAGCCGGACCTGCGGCTCCCCGACAACGGTCTGTCCTGACGATCCGGAGTTCTCGTCCGCGTACGATCGTCCGATGACCGGACCGAGGCGTGTCGCGCTGGCTCTGGGGAGCGGCGGTGCGCGGGGGTACGCCCACATCGGAGCGATCCAGGTGCTCGAGGAGCGCGGATTCGAGATCGTCGGTGTCGCAGGCTCGTCGATGGGGGCCCTGGTGGGAGGACTCCACGCAGCGGGCACGCTCGACGACTTCACCCGGTGGGCGATCGGCCTGACCCAGCTCGACGTCGTGCGTCTTCTCGACCTGTCGGTGTCCGCCCCCGGAGCCATCCACGCCGAGAAGATCCTGCAACGGGTCAGGGAGATACTCGGCGAGATCCGCATCGAAGACCTTCCGATTCCGTATACGGCCGTGGCCACCGATCTCGCTGCGGGCCGGTCGGTGTGGTTCCAGCGAGGGCCCGTCGACGCGGCGATCCGTGCGTCGATCGCCATCCCCGGCGTCATCACGCCGTATGTGCTCAACGGCCGGGTGCTCGCCGACGGTGGGGTGCTCGACCCTTTGCCGATGGCGCCGCTCGTCTCCGTGAGCGCCGACCTGACCGTCGGGATCAGCCTGAGCGCCGAGGACCGGGACGGGCGCTCGCTGGCCCCGGAGAACGTCAGCGCCGATTCGCGGCCGGTGGACGAATGGGTGGCGCGCTTCCGCCGGAGCGCCGCGCAGCTGCGTGACCTGGACATCGTGCGGTCGGTCGTGGGGCGATTCGGCGCTGCGCACACCGACCCGGATCCGACGGACGAGCAGGACGGCCAGATGATCGGCGATCAGACCGTGGTCGAGGGCGACGCCGTGGCCGTCCCGAAGTTCAGCCGGTTCGCGGTGATGAACCGTTCGCTCGACGTGATGCAGGCAACGTTGGCTCGCTATCAGCTCGCCGCGTACCCACCGGACGTGCACGTTCGGGTGCCCCGGAACGCGTGCCGCAGTCTCGATTACCATCGTGCCGCCGAGATGATCGAACTGGGTCGGGTTCTCACCGGGCGTGCGCTCGACGACGCCGGTCTCGTCTCGCCGGCAGCCGCTGTGTCTCCGGCAGATTCGGACGGCGAGCCCACCTGACAGGTGGCAGGGCCGGTGCTGCGCACGCAGCACCGGCCCTGCCACTCACGGGGATGTCAGCTCGAGGCCCCAGCCCGGGCGGCGCCGAGGTCGCCCACCGATTCGTCGGACTCGCCGTC
This genomic interval carries:
- a CDS encoding DUF2469 domain-containing protein is translated as MSAEDLEKYETEMELSLYREYRDIVGQFSYVVETERRFYLANSVELLPHNADGEIYFELRMSDAWVWDMYRPARFVKYVRVITFKDVNIEELDKPDLRLPDNGLS
- the rplS gene encoding 50S ribosomal protein L19, which codes for MNTLDFLDKKSLRDDIPEFRPGDTLNVHVKVIEGSKERVQVFKGVVIRRQGGGVRETFTVRKVSFGVGVERTFPVHSPNLAQIEVVTRGDVRRAKLYYLRDLRGKAAKIKEKR
- a CDS encoding ribonuclease HII, which produces MTSWPPRIVIRRSSGLRTMESALVRSGLGPVAGVDEAGRGACAGPLVVAACVLAPKPYPALARLDDSKKLTERTREELFPAITRLAVAWSVVSFPAEEVDRMGVHVANIEGMRRAVAGLSTTPGYVLTDGFRVPGLPAPSLPVIGGDAAAACIAAASVLAKVSRDRVMVAMDETHPGYGFAIHKGYNTPAHLTALEKLGPCPEHRRSWSNVAALIHRVDNSSGSAR
- the trmD gene encoding tRNA (guanosine(37)-N1)-methyltransferase TrmD, yielding MRLDVVTIFPEYLEPLRAALLGKAIDKGLISVEVHDLRDWTHDVHKAVDDSPYGGGPGMVMKPTVWGPALDDVLAAGDGDTDTLLVVPTPAGVPFTQATAERWAGEKRIVFACGRYEGIDQRVFDDAARRVRVEEVSIGDYVLIGGEAAVLVMTEAFVRLIPGVLGNQQSHQEDSFSDGLLEGPSYTRPATWRGLDVPPVLLSGDHAKVAAWRREQSLQRTAERRPDLLP
- a CDS encoding patatin-like phospholipase family protein; this encodes MTGPRRVALALGSGGARGYAHIGAIQVLEERGFEIVGVAGSSMGALVGGLHAAGTLDDFTRWAIGLTQLDVVRLLDLSVSAPGAIHAEKILQRVREILGEIRIEDLPIPYTAVATDLAAGRSVWFQRGPVDAAIRASIAIPGVITPYVLNGRVLADGGVLDPLPMAPLVSVSADLTVGISLSAEDRDGRSLAPENVSADSRPVDEWVARFRRSAAQLRDLDIVRSVVGRFGAAHTDPDPTDEQDGQMIGDQTVVEGDAVAVPKFSRFAVMNRSLDVMQATLARYQLAAYPPDVHVRVPRNACRSLDYHRAAEMIELGRVLTGRALDDAGLVSPAAAVSPADSDGEPT
- the lepB gene encoding signal peptidase I; translated protein: MSSESETTGDSAATSAVNGGTAEPEKKPRSFLRELPILILVALVLSFLLQTFVARVYLIPSESMEPTLHGCAGCTGDRIVVEKIGYRFGEPQPGDVIVFRGPDSWSQDFVSTRSSNVVIRGAQELGSLVGLVPPDENDLVKRVIATGGQTVECCDDQGRILVDGKPLDEPYVVMDFPFVPGSQTCDTALKSARCFGPVTVPDGHLWVMGDNRSNSADSRYHVGDDIQGTIPLDNVIGKAVFIALPPSRMGTISSPDIQGK
- a CDS encoding Tex family protein — encoded protein: MTLKTVNQRIAEELDVREGQVAAAVDLLDGGATVPFIARYRKEVTGTLDDAQLRQLEERLRYLRELDDRRVAVLESIDSQGKLDDQLRGQIMTADTKARLEDIYLPFKPKRRTKAQIAREAGHEPVADALITDPSTDPASYTAEQLEGARAILVERFAEDADLVGELRELMWTRGQLVSAVRKGKETEGAKFADYFEFSEPFGKLPSHRILAVLRGEKEEVLTLTLAPDTEEPVPGEPTVYEGRIAGRFGIADRGRPADRWLLDTVRWAWRTKMIVTLGIDTRMRLRQSAEKDAVDVFANNLRDLLLAAPAGTRATMGLDPGFRTGTKVAVVDATGKVVAHDTIYPHQPQNKWDASLATLAGLVAKHGVELIAIGNGTASRETDALATELIAKSGTTNLTKIVVSEAGASVYSASAYASAELPDLDVSIRGAVSIARRLQDPLAELVKIDPKSIGVGQYQHDVSETLLARSLGAVVEDAVNAVGVDVNTASVPLLSRVSGIAGSLAESIVAHRDQNGPFRSRKGLKDVARLGPKAFEQCAGFLRIPNGDDPLDASSVHPEAYPVVRKIVGASGTGVREIIGNTSALRSLNPADFVDDRFGLPTVTDIIGELEKPGRDPRPEFKTATFAAGIEKVSHLKPGMTLEGVVTNVAAFGAFVDIGVHQDGLVHVSAMSHNFVKDPRDVVKSGDVVKVKVLEVDEARQRIGLTLRLDDEVGAGRKNDGPRGGGQRQDRRGGGQPQDRRGGKPQQQQGGRDRGRDSRPAPGGSMADALRKAGFGK
- a CDS encoding class A beta-lactamase-related serine hydrolase, with translation MSRLIVCLTVMVFVLVAPACTIPTGTNSVVDIPATSPAVATPDLPPADDPPAGDGVTVSPEPFPSARVPVSAPLAERISAAVATASAERGADMSIAVLDRATGSYLEGAAAEPVETASLAKLFVAAQMYHLDALGERPLSDFDNVLLKRMLESSDDDAANTLWDDLGGSDVVVDVAGRYGLAATTPPWDGLWWNTETTAADLVTFYAGLLDDRDGLGADRIAEFVGYLRSSTPEGIDGYDQRFGIPDGLPGENVVGVKQGWMCCVGDRWIHVSTGLIGEDNRYIVAVASREDIRYEDDEESYPDTAVTDVSEDSSARHARDTMTGFVKSLFPNGVVDDWAQPQG